The Caballeronia sp. Lep1P3 genome window below encodes:
- the ggt gene encoding gamma-glutamyltransferase → MTRFNWQNPYPTPRLPVFARNIVSTSHPLAAQAGLRMLWKGGNAVDAAIAAAAAITIVEPVSNGLGGDAFALVWDGSKLHGLNASGVSPAAWNVDYFRRKYGEENGLARQPKRGWDAVTVPGVIAGWEALHAKFGSLPFADLMEPAIEIAERGHAVASIVAYKWAAAVPEMKDQPGFADVFMPHGRAPEVSELVRMPGHANTLRALAQHGPRAFYEGEIAERIAAFAREGGAAMTLDDLRNYRADWVEPISKDYRGYTVHEIPPNGQGIAALIALGILDKFDVRALTVDRIESQHLQIEAMKLAFADVYRYVADPRSMEVTPEQMLDDAYLTERAKLIDPAKASQFDFGMPKAGGTIYMSVADERGMMVSFIQSNYMGFGSGVVVPNTGISLQNRGCGFSMDPKSANVVEGGKRPFHTIIPAFVTQEVDGRRDAVMSFGVMGGDMQPQGHLQSIVRMMDYGQQPQAACDAPRWKVNRDFTIDIEATLDLETARALEGLGHTIKSVDDPYMDFGSGQYIWKLDRNDPDRGYVAASDSRRDGLAAGF, encoded by the coding sequence ATGACTCGCTTCAACTGGCAAAACCCGTATCCCACGCCGCGCCTGCCGGTCTTTGCACGCAATATCGTTTCGACGTCGCATCCGCTTGCCGCGCAAGCCGGCCTGCGCATGCTCTGGAAGGGCGGCAATGCCGTCGATGCGGCCATCGCCGCGGCGGCGGCCATCACCATCGTCGAACCGGTTTCCAACGGTCTCGGCGGCGATGCATTCGCGCTCGTGTGGGACGGCAGCAAGCTGCATGGACTGAATGCGTCGGGCGTGTCGCCGGCGGCATGGAACGTCGACTATTTCCGTCGCAAGTACGGCGAGGAGAACGGTCTTGCTCGCCAACCCAAGCGCGGGTGGGACGCCGTGACGGTGCCCGGCGTCATCGCGGGATGGGAGGCATTGCACGCAAAGTTTGGCTCGCTGCCCTTTGCGGACCTGATGGAGCCGGCCATCGAAATTGCGGAACGCGGGCACGCCGTTGCAAGCATCGTCGCTTACAAATGGGCCGCCGCCGTCCCTGAAATGAAGGATCAGCCCGGCTTCGCGGACGTCTTCATGCCGCATGGCCGCGCGCCGGAGGTGAGTGAACTCGTGCGCATGCCGGGCCACGCGAATACGCTGCGCGCGCTTGCGCAGCACGGGCCGCGCGCGTTCTACGAAGGCGAGATCGCCGAGCGCATCGCGGCTTTCGCCCGCGAGGGCGGCGCCGCCATGACACTGGACGATCTGCGCAACTATCGCGCGGACTGGGTCGAGCCGATCAGCAAGGACTATCGCGGTTACACGGTGCACGAGATTCCGCCGAACGGACAAGGCATCGCGGCCCTCATCGCGCTCGGCATTCTGGACAAGTTCGATGTCAGGGCGCTGACGGTGGATCGCATCGAGTCGCAACATCTGCAAATCGAGGCCATGAAGCTCGCGTTCGCGGATGTCTATCGCTACGTGGCCGATCCGCGTTCGATGGAAGTCACGCCCGAGCAGATGCTCGACGACGCCTATCTCACCGAGCGCGCGAAGCTCATCGACCCGGCGAAGGCCTCGCAGTTCGACTTCGGCATGCCGAAGGCGGGCGGCACCATCTATATGTCGGTGGCGGACGAGCGCGGCATGATGGTGAGTTTCATCCAGTCGAATTACATGGGCTTCGGTTCCGGCGTGGTCGTGCCGAATACCGGTATCTCGCTGCAAAACCGCGGCTGCGGTTTCTCGATGGACCCGAAGTCGGCCAACGTCGTCGAGGGCGGCAAGCGTCCGTTCCATACGATCATTCCGGCGTTCGTCACGCAGGAAGTCGATGGCCGCCGCGACGCCGTCATGAGCTTCGGCGTGATGGGCGGCGACATGCAGCCGCAAGGTCATTTGCAATCCATCGTGCGGATGATGGATTACGGTCAGCAGCCGCAGGCAGCCTGCGACGCGCCGCGCTGGAAGGTGAACCGCGATTTCACCATCGACATCGAGGCTACGCTCGATCTCGAAACGGCACGCGCGCTCGAAGGGCTCGGCCATACGATCAAATCCGTCGACGACCCGTACATGGATTTCGGCTCCGGCCAGTACATCTGGAAGCTGGACCGCAACGATCCCGATCGCGGTTACGTCGCGGCAAGCGACAGCCGGCGCGACGGTCTCGCAGCGGGCTTCTAA
- a CDS encoding cytochrome c, translating into MKRKSLFALSSAVVVAAVAAAAVLWSGGDNLHSGGAIAATPADKAELVKHGEYLARAGDCIACHTVRGGKQFAGGLPMATPFGTMFTPNITPDDKYGIGKWTSDDFYRAMHTGRSKDGSLLYPGFPFTSYTKVSRADSDAIYAYLRSVAPVSEPSRPHELRFPFNNRNLLIGWRTLFFSEGEYKPDPTKSVEWNRGAYLVEGLGHCGMCHTSINAMGGPVNSAAFAGGLIPLQNWYAPSLTSNKEAGLGDWDIKDINDLLKSGVSQRGAVFGPMAEVVHNSLQYMTDADISAISTYLKSIPQKKEAPESLQLETSEKFGGELLTMGKKVYTENCAKCHAENGLGKPPAYPPLANNQSIQMPSAVNPIRMTLNGGYPPSTDGNPMPHGMPPFAQALSDTEVAAVVTYIRMSWGNHGTPVSPQQVSNLRSAPLD; encoded by the coding sequence ATGAAACGCAAGTCCCTGTTCGCACTTTCCTCGGCTGTCGTGGTGGCAGCCGTCGCAGCCGCCGCCGTCCTCTGGTCGGGCGGCGACAATCTCCATTCGGGCGGCGCTATCGCGGCGACGCCAGCCGACAAGGCCGAGCTCGTCAAGCACGGCGAGTACCTCGCGCGCGCCGGCGACTGTATCGCGTGCCACACGGTGCGCGGCGGCAAGCAGTTCGCGGGCGGCCTGCCGATGGCCACGCCGTTCGGCACGATGTTCACGCCGAACATCACGCCCGACGACAAGTACGGCATCGGCAAATGGACATCCGACGACTTCTATCGCGCGATGCACACGGGCCGCTCGAAGGACGGCAGCCTGCTCTACCCCGGCTTCCCGTTCACGAGCTACACGAAGGTCTCCCGCGCCGACTCCGATGCGATCTACGCGTACCTGCGTTCGGTCGCGCCGGTTTCCGAGCCGAGCCGTCCGCATGAACTGCGCTTCCCGTTCAACAACCGCAATCTGCTGATCGGCTGGCGCACGCTGTTTTTCTCGGAAGGCGAGTACAAGCCGGACCCGACCAAGTCGGTCGAGTGGAACCGTGGCGCGTATCTCGTCGAAGGCCTCGGTCACTGCGGCATGTGCCATACGTCGATCAACGCGATGGGCGGCCCGGTCAATTCCGCGGCGTTCGCGGGCGGCCTGATTCCGCTGCAGAACTGGTACGCGCCGTCGCTCACGTCGAACAAGGAAGCGGGCCTCGGCGACTGGGACATCAAGGACATCAACGATCTGCTGAAGAGCGGCGTGTCGCAGCGCGGCGCGGTGTTCGGCCCGATGGCCGAAGTCGTCCACAACAGCCTGCAGTACATGACCGACGCGGACATCAGCGCGATCTCGACGTATCTCAAGTCGATTCCGCAGAAGAAGGAAGCGCCGGAATCGCTGCAACTGGAGACGTCCGAGAAGTTCGGCGGCGAGCTGCTCACGATGGGCAAGAAGGTCTACACCGAGAACTGCGCGAAGTGTCACGCGGAGAACGGTCTCGGCAAGCCGCCTGCCTATCCGCCGCTCGCGAACAATCAGTCGATCCAGATGCCGTCGGCCGTCAACCCGATCCGCATGACGCTGAACGGCGGCTATCCGCCGAGCACGGACGGCAACCCGATGCCGCACGGCATGCCGCCGTTCGCACAGGCGCTGTCGGATACGGAAGTCGCGGCAGTCGTGACGTACATCCGGATGTCGTGGGGCAACCACGGCACGCCGGTGTCGCCGCAGCAAGTGAGCAACCTGCGTTCGGCGCCGCTCGACTGA
- a CDS encoding MFS transporter has product MNERVHRAPDSGKTASADAPSHASSGALSKAMVRRIVFSSSVGNALEWFDFLVYGYFAAIIAKAFFPSHDEWLSTMLAIGTFGISFLMRPLGAIVLGLYGDRKGRKAALTLAILLMMIGTLTMAVMPSYQHIGIAAPLLILFARLIQGFAVGGEFGSATAFMVEHSDARRGYYASWQFASQGLAAIMAAAFGSLLTAWLPQPQLESWGWRIPFVFGLLVGPVGYYIRSHLDETPEFLANRATRAANSTGAASTPDVSFSHQWANLLLSVGIVAQSTVGVYVLQLYMPMYAVKQLHLPATASFAVVVLNGGLQFVFSPIMGALSDKLGRIRIMLGTSIVMGVTIYPMFAWLQASPTVLSLVVLQSAAGILKAAYSGPMPALMSEIFPTRVRSTGLSIGYALGVTLFGGFAPTIVEAFIHVTGDKLAPSYYVLLAAILSGASLAIVAWRMRGGTRQPA; this is encoded by the coding sequence ATGAACGAACGGGTGCACCGGGCGCCGGATTCCGGCAAGACCGCGTCGGCGGACGCGCCTTCGCATGCATCATCGGGAGCACTTTCGAAGGCGATGGTTCGTCGCATCGTTTTTTCGTCGTCCGTTGGCAATGCGCTCGAGTGGTTCGACTTTCTCGTCTACGGTTACTTCGCGGCGATCATCGCGAAGGCGTTTTTCCCGTCGCACGACGAATGGTTATCGACGATGCTCGCCATCGGCACATTCGGCATTTCGTTTCTGATGCGGCCGCTGGGCGCGATCGTCCTTGGCCTCTACGGCGACCGCAAGGGCCGCAAGGCCGCGCTCACGCTCGCGATTCTCCTGATGATGATCGGCACGCTGACGATGGCCGTCATGCCTTCGTATCAGCACATCGGCATCGCGGCGCCGCTCCTGATCCTCTTCGCGCGCCTGATTCAGGGCTTCGCCGTCGGCGGCGAATTCGGCAGCGCGACGGCATTCATGGTCGAACACAGCGACGCGCGTCGTGGCTACTACGCAAGCTGGCAGTTCGCAAGCCAGGGCCTCGCCGCGATCATGGCCGCGGCGTTCGGCTCGCTGCTGACGGCTTGGCTGCCGCAGCCGCAACTGGAGAGCTGGGGTTGGCGCATTCCGTTCGTGTTCGGCCTGCTGGTCGGCCCGGTCGGCTACTACATTCGCTCGCATCTGGACGAAACGCCGGAGTTTCTCGCGAATCGCGCGACGCGCGCTGCTAATTCCACCGGCGCGGCAAGCACGCCCGACGTCTCGTTCTCGCATCAATGGGCGAATTTGCTGCTGTCGGTAGGCATCGTCGCGCAATCGACGGTCGGCGTGTATGTGCTGCAACTGTACATGCCGATGTACGCGGTGAAGCAACTGCATTTGCCCGCCACGGCGTCGTTCGCGGTGGTCGTGCTCAACGGCGGCTTGCAATTCGTTTTCTCGCCGATCATGGGTGCGCTCTCGGACAAGCTCGGGCGTATCCGCATCATGCTCGGGACGTCCATCGTCATGGGTGTCACCATCTATCCGATGTTCGCGTGGCTCCAGGCTTCGCCGACGGTGCTGTCGCTCGTCGTCCTGCAGTCGGCGGCAGGCATTCTGAAGGCCGCGTATTCCGGACCGATGCCCGCGCTGATGTCCGAAATCTTTCCCACGCGCGTGCGCTCGACAGGCTTGTCGATCGGCTATGCGCTTGGCGTCACGCTCTTCGGCGGATTCGCACCGACCATTGTCGAGGCGTTCATTCATGTCACCGGCGACAAGCTCGCGCCGAGCTACTACGTGCTGCTCGCCGCGATTCTTTCGGGCGCCTCGCTCGCGATCGTCGCGTGGCGCATGCGGGGCGGCACGCGGCAGCCGGCATGA
- a CDS encoding DEAD/DEAH box helicase, whose amino-acid sequence MSFDSLGLSEPLLRAVNELGYTSPTPIQLQAIPAVLKGGDLLAGAQTGTGKTAGFTLPILQRLSQLAPAAGASKRPVRALILTPTRELAAQVEESVRAYGKYLKLRSTVMFGGVGINPQIDALRRGVDIVVATPGRLLDHMQQKTIDVSQLEILVLDEADRMLDMGFIHDIKRVLARLPEKRQNLLFSATFSDEIKALADSLLDSPALIEVARRNTTAERIEQKIYPVDRDRKRELLTHLIRQHDWFQVLVFTRTKHGANRLAEQLTKDGISALAIHGNKSQSARTRALAEFKDQTLQVLVATDIAARGIDIDQLPHVVNFDLPNVPEDYVHRIGRTGRAGAEGEAVSLVCVDELQLLKDIERLIKRAIPQEVIPGFEPDPNATPEPIQRRSQGRGAPREGGRGNGASQGQPRAPKPANAGAGGKGRPDARGAKPAGAKPNNGASANLGNQAPRRAEAAHASHAPNPRAKAGNPGALLGGKPRNDNGGARRDGMRSGSRGR is encoded by the coding sequence ATGTCTTTTGATTCACTCGGTCTGTCAGAACCTCTTCTTCGCGCCGTCAACGAACTCGGCTACACGAGCCCCACTCCGATTCAGCTCCAGGCCATTCCGGCCGTCCTGAAAGGCGGAGACCTGCTCGCCGGCGCACAAACCGGCACGGGCAAGACGGCCGGCTTCACGCTGCCGATCCTGCAGCGTCTCTCGCAACTCGCGCCCGCAGCGGGCGCAAGCAAGCGCCCGGTGCGCGCGCTGATTCTCACGCCGACGCGCGAACTGGCCGCGCAGGTCGAGGAAAGCGTGCGCGCCTACGGCAAATATTTGAAGCTGCGCTCGACGGTGATGTTCGGCGGCGTCGGCATCAATCCGCAGATCGATGCGCTGCGCCGCGGCGTGGATATCGTCGTCGCGACGCCGGGGCGTCTGCTGGATCACATGCAGCAGAAGACCATCGACGTTTCGCAACTCGAAATTCTGGTGCTCGACGAAGCCGACCGCATGCTCGACATGGGCTTCATCCACGACATCAAGCGCGTGCTCGCGCGTCTTCCGGAAAAGCGCCAGAACCTGCTCTTCTCGGCCACCTTCTCCGACGAAATCAAGGCGCTCGCCGACAGCCTGCTCGATTCGCCCGCGCTGATCGAAGTCGCGCGCCGCAATACGACGGCCGAGCGCATCGAACAGAAAATCTATCCGGTGGATCGCGATCGCAAGCGCGAACTGCTCACGCACCTCATTCGCCAGCACGACTGGTTTCAGGTGCTCGTCTTCACGCGCACGAAGCACGGCGCGAATCGTCTTGCCGAGCAACTGACGAAGGACGGCATCAGCGCGCTCGCGATTCACGGCAACAAGAGCCAGTCCGCACGCACGCGGGCGCTGGCCGAGTTCAAGGATCAGACCTTGCAGGTGCTCGTCGCGACGGACATCGCGGCGCGCGGCATCGACATCGATCAGCTGCCGCACGTCGTCAACTTCGATCTGCCGAACGTGCCGGAAGACTATGTTCACCGCATCGGCCGCACGGGGCGCGCGGGCGCGGAAGGCGAAGCGGTGTCGCTCGTTTGCGTCGATGAACTGCAATTGCTGAAAGACATCGAGCGCCTCATCAAGCGCGCGATCCCGCAGGAAGTGATTCCTGGCTTCGAGCCGGACCCGAACGCGACGCCCGAGCCGATCCAGCGACGCAGTCAGGGACGCGGCGCGCCGCGCGAAGGCGGCCGCGGCAACGGCGCGTCACAGGGACAGCCGCGCGCGCCGAAGCCCGCGAATGCCGGCGCAGGCGGCAAGGGCCGGCCCGACGCTCGCGGCGCCAAGCCCGCAGGCGCGAAGCCGAATAACGGGGCAAGCGCGAACCTGGGAAATCAGGCACCGCGCCGCGCGGAAGCGGCGCACGCCAGCCACGCGCCGAACCCGCGCGCCAAGGCCGGCAATCCGGGCGCACTGCTTGGCGGCAAGCCGCGCAACGACAATGGCGGCGCACGACGCGACGGCATGCGTTCGGGCAGCCGCGGTCGTTGA
- the glpK gene encoding glycerol kinase GlpK: MQDQIVLALDQGTTSSRAMLFDRNGNVVSVAQKEFQQIYPRPGWVEHDPREIWSTQAGVAAEAVTRAGLSASSIAAVGITNQRETTIVWDRETGSPVYNAIVWQDRRTAAMCDELKARGLEPMVRAKTGLPIDAYFSATKIRWILDNVEGARDKAKQGRLAFGTVDSWLVWNFTRHGMHVTDVTNASRTMLFDIHARRWDDDLLEAFDIPRSMLPEVRASSEVYGNTHGSVLAAEVPIASLAGDQHAALFGQMCTESGMVKNTYGTGCFLVMNTGETPIESRNNLVTTIAWQIGDQVNYALEGSIFIAGAVVQWLRDGLGLIRRASDVEALARAVPHTDGVYLVPAFAGLGAPHWNARARGTLFGVTRGTTSSHIARAALESIAYQSLDVLRAMQADSGMPIAQLRVDGGACANDLLMQFQADVLGVDAVRPRVAETTALGAAYLAGLAVGYWKDIGELKAQWQLDRRFTPSMPAADVEAGVAGWRRAVAAAKAWADA; the protein is encoded by the coding sequence ATGCAGGATCAAATCGTCCTCGCGCTCGATCAGGGCACCACGAGTTCGCGCGCAATGCTGTTCGACAGGAACGGCAACGTTGTGTCCGTCGCGCAGAAGGAATTCCAGCAAATCTATCCGCGTCCGGGCTGGGTCGAGCACGACCCGCGCGAAATCTGGTCGACGCAGGCAGGCGTTGCGGCCGAAGCCGTCACGCGGGCGGGACTGAGCGCGTCGTCGATCGCGGCTGTCGGCATCACGAATCAGCGCGAGACGACCATCGTGTGGGATCGCGAAACCGGCAGTCCGGTGTACAACGCGATCGTCTGGCAGGACAGACGAACGGCCGCCATGTGCGACGAACTGAAGGCGCGCGGGCTCGAACCGATGGTGCGCGCGAAGACCGGCCTGCCCATCGACGCGTATTTTTCCGCGACGAAGATCCGCTGGATTCTGGACAACGTCGAGGGCGCGCGCGACAAGGCGAAGCAGGGACGGCTCGCCTTCGGCACCGTCGATAGCTGGCTCGTGTGGAACTTCACTCGCCACGGCATGCACGTCACCGACGTCACGAATGCGTCGCGCACGATGCTCTTCGACATCCACGCCCGCCGCTGGGACGACGACCTGCTCGAAGCGTTCGACATTCCGCGCAGCATGCTGCCCGAAGTGCGCGCGTCGTCCGAGGTCTACGGGAACACGCACGGCAGCGTGCTCGCCGCCGAAGTGCCGATCGCCTCGCTCGCCGGGGACCAGCACGCCGCGCTTTTCGGACAGATGTGCACGGAAAGCGGCATGGTGAAGAACACGTATGGCACCGGGTGCTTCCTCGTCATGAACACGGGCGAGACGCCGATCGAGTCGCGCAACAATCTGGTGACGACGATTGCCTGGCAGATCGGGGATCAGGTGAACTATGCGCTGGAAGGCAGCATCTTCATTGCGGGCGCGGTCGTCCAATGGCTGCGCGACGGCCTCGGACTGATTCGCCGCGCGAGCGACGTCGAAGCGCTCGCGCGCGCCGTGCCGCATACCGACGGCGTCTATCTCGTGCCCGCGTTCGCCGGCCTCGGCGCGCCGCATTGGAACGCGCGCGCACGCGGCACGCTCTTCGGCGTCACGCGCGGCACGACGTCGAGCCATATCGCGCGGGCGGCGCTCGAATCGATCGCGTATCAGTCGCTCGACGTGCTGCGCGCGATGCAGGCGGACTCCGGCATGCCCATCGCGCAATTGCGTGTCGACGGGGGCGCGTGCGCCAACGACCTGCTGATGCAGTTCCAGGCCGACGTGCTCGGCGTCGATGCGGTGCGTCCGCGCGTCGCGGAAACGACGGCGCTCGGCGCCGCCTATCTCGCGGGCCTCGCGGTCGGATACTGGAAGGACATCGGCGAATTGAAAGCACAGTGGCAGCTCGACCGCCGATTTACGCCGTCGATGCCCGCAGCGGATGTCGAAGCCGGCGTCGCGGGATGGCGCCGTGCCGTCGCTGCGGCGAAGGCGTGGGCCGATGCGTGA
- a CDS encoding hemolysin III family protein encodes MHAGERFNSISHLIGAILSIAGLATLVTMGALDRDAYKVVSFAVYGAMLCALYLISTLYHCARSPRVKSILQKCDHSAIYLLIAGSYTPYTLVTLRGPWGWSLFGVSWGLAALGITQELTLGRRTRSVSMVLYVLMGWLALVAVRPLVTALPPAGTAWLVAGGVIYSAGIYFFINDERIRHGHGIWHLFVLAGSLCQFVSVARYVA; translated from the coding sequence ATGCACGCAGGCGAGCGTTTCAACAGCATCAGCCATTTGATCGGCGCGATCTTGTCGATAGCGGGACTCGCGACGCTCGTCACGATGGGCGCGCTCGACCGCGACGCGTACAAGGTCGTGAGCTTCGCGGTGTACGGGGCCATGCTCTGTGCGCTGTATCTGATTTCGACGCTCTATCACTGCGCGCGCAGCCCGCGCGTGAAGTCGATCCTTCAGAAGTGCGATCACTCGGCCATCTACTTGTTGATAGCCGGCAGCTACACACCGTATACACTGGTGACCTTGCGCGGCCCCTGGGGCTGGTCGCTGTTTGGCGTGAGCTGGGGGCTTGCCGCTCTCGGCATCACGCAGGAATTGACGCTCGGAAGAAGAACCCGCAGCGTTTCGATGGTGCTGTACGTGTTGATGGGCTGGCTTGCGCTCGTAGCCGTTCGTCCGCTCGTCACGGCGCTGCCGCCCGCGGGCACCGCGTGGCTCGTTGCAGGCGGCGTGATCTACAGCGCGGGAATCTATTTTTTCATCAACGACGAGCGCATCCGGCACGGCCACGGTATCTGGCATCTGTTCGTGCTGGCGGGCAGTCTATGTCAGTTCGTGAGCGTCGCGCGCTATGTCGCGTAA
- the miaB gene encoding tRNA (N6-isopentenyl adenosine(37)-C2)-methylthiotransferase MiaB, which produces MTKKVYVKTFGCQMNEYDSDKMVDVLGAAEGLVKTDTPEDADVILFNTCSIREKAQEKVFSDLGRVRELKEANPNLLIGVGGCVASQEGASIVSRAPYVDLVFGPQTLHRLPAMIDKRRATGRAQVDISFPEIEKFDHLPPARVEGPSAFVSIMEGCSKYCSYCVVPYTRGEEVSRPLDDVLTEIAGLADQGVREVTLLGQNVNAYRGALTVGSNEIADFATLIEYVAEVPGIERIRYTTSHPKEFTQRLIDTYAKVPKLVSHLHLPVQHGSDRILMAMKRGYTVLEYKSVIRRLRAVRPNLSLSTDFIVGFPGETEDDFAKMMALVDEMSYDTSFSFIFSPRPGTPAANLHDDTPREVKLGRLQHLQATIEENVVRISNSMVGSVQRILVEGPSRKDPNELAGRTENNRVVNFPAPLASHARLIGQMVDVEIDHAYPHSLRGALVLAPETAATELAN; this is translated from the coding sequence ATGACCAAGAAAGTTTACGTAAAGACCTTCGGCTGCCAGATGAACGAGTACGACTCCGACAAAATGGTCGATGTACTCGGCGCGGCTGAAGGCCTCGTCAAGACCGATACGCCCGAAGACGCGGACGTCATCCTCTTCAATACCTGCTCGATTCGCGAGAAAGCCCAGGAAAAAGTGTTTTCGGACCTGGGCCGCGTGCGCGAACTGAAGGAAGCGAACCCGAATTTGCTGATCGGCGTCGGCGGCTGCGTGGCGAGTCAGGAAGGCGCGTCCATCGTGTCGCGCGCGCCTTACGTCGATCTGGTGTTCGGCCCGCAGACGCTGCATCGCCTGCCGGCCATGATCGACAAGCGCCGCGCCACCGGCCGCGCGCAGGTCGATATCAGCTTCCCCGAAATCGAAAAGTTCGACCATCTGCCGCCCGCGCGCGTGGAAGGTCCGAGCGCGTTCGTGTCGATCATGGAAGGGTGCAGCAAGTACTGCAGCTATTGCGTGGTGCCGTACACGCGCGGCGAGGAAGTTTCACGCCCGCTCGACGACGTGCTCACCGAAATCGCCGGCCTCGCGGATCAGGGCGTGCGCGAAGTGACGCTGCTCGGCCAGAACGTGAACGCCTATCGTGGCGCGCTCACCGTCGGCTCGAACGAGATCGCGGATTTCGCGACGCTCATCGAGTACGTGGCGGAAGTGCCGGGCATCGAGCGGATTCGTTATACGACTTCGCATCCGAAGGAATTCACGCAGCGCCTCATCGACACCTACGCGAAAGTGCCGAAGCTCGTCTCGCACCTGCACTTGCCCGTGCAGCACGGCTCCGACCGCATCCTGATGGCGATGAAGCGCGGCTACACAGTGCTCGAATACAAGTCCGTCATCCGCCGCCTGCGCGCAGTCCGTCCCAATCTGTCGCTGTCGACCGACTTCATCGTCGGTTTTCCCGGCGAAACCGAGGACGATTTCGCGAAGATGATGGCCCTCGTCGACGAAATGAGCTACGACACGAGCTTCTCGTTCATCTTCAGCCCGCGCCCGGGCACGCCGGCTGCGAACCTGCACGACGACACGCCTCGCGAAGTCAAGCTCGGACGCTTGCAGCACTTGCAGGCGACGATCGAGGAAAACGTCGTGAGAATCAGCAACTCGATGGTCGGCTCGGTGCAGCGCATCCTCGTGGAAGGCCCGTCGCGCAAGGACCCGAACGAACTCGCCGGACGCACGGAGAACAATCGCGTCGTGAATTTCCCGGCGCCGCTGGCCTCGCATGCGCGGCTCATCGGCCAGATGGTCGATGTCGAGATCGATCACGCGTACCCGCATTCGCTGCGCGGCGCGCTGGTGCTCGCGCCGGAGACGGCCGCGACCGAACTTGCCAATTAA
- a CDS encoding ferritin-like domain-containing protein yields the protein MHTNSTHVMPWRIEDIDLNRIDRQKAAANEHLLLLLCACSFIESGTDLYTSNLSTYFRDDPEIAAWLNDEWEPEEMQHGRALKKYINHVWPEFDWDTAFKNFFAEYSLTCSYEQFEKKRALEMVARCVIETGTATLYRAINECSDEPVLKEITDNIRTDEVRHYKHFFRFFKKWNKIEGNGRMAVLGALVRRVAELKSEDSEIALRHVFAIRYPERVKDSSYNRELFASVNALVRRNLSADQCIKMLLKPLDLPARIQPGVHYPLAKITQLFFR from the coding sequence ATGCACACAAACAGTACTCATGTGATGCCGTGGCGCATCGAAGACATCGATCTGAACCGGATCGATCGCCAGAAGGCGGCAGCCAACGAACATCTGCTCCTGTTGCTCTGCGCCTGCTCGTTCATCGAAAGCGGCACGGATCTCTATACGAGCAATCTCAGCACCTACTTCCGCGACGATCCGGAAATCGCGGCCTGGCTCAACGACGAATGGGAGCCGGAGGAAATGCAGCACGGGCGGGCGCTCAAGAAGTACATCAACCACGTCTGGCCCGAATTCGACTGGGACACGGCATTTAAGAATTTCTTCGCCGAATACTCGCTGACTTGCTCCTACGAACAGTTCGAGAAGAAGCGCGCGCTAGAGATGGTCGCGCGCTGCGTCATCGAGACGGGCACGGCCACGCTGTATCGGGCCATCAACGAATGTTCGGACGAGCCGGTGCTGAAGGAAATCACCGACAATATCCGCACCGACGAAGTGCGCCACTACAAGCACTTTTTCCGCTTTTTCAAGAAGTGGAACAAGATCGAGGGCAATGGCCGAATGGCGGTGCTGGGCGCGCTCGTGCGGCGTGTGGCCGAACTGAAAAGCGAGGATTCGGAGATCGCGTTGCGTCACGTCTTCGCCATTCGCTATCCCGAACGCGTGAAGGATTCCAGCTACAACCGCGAGCTTTTCGCGAGCGTCAATGCGCTCGTGAGGCGCAATCTGTCAGCCGATCAGTGCATCAAAATGCTGCTCAAGCCGCTCGATCTGCCCGCGCGCATCCAGCCGGGCGTGCACTATCCGCTCGCGAAGATCACGCAGTTGTTCTTCCGTTGA